A window of Bos mutus isolate GX-2022 chromosome 3, NWIPB_WYAK_1.1, whole genome shotgun sequence genomic DNA:
TTAAGTGCTCTTAGAAGTGTTCTTTGTCCAGGGAGTTTGAGAAGCCCTGAAAACTGCCCCCACATCGATGACTTACACATGAGCCTATTAAATCTGCTTACATTAAGCCAGCACGTCCTAACTTAATTTGACCACAAGGCAGGGAAGACAGCCCACTTTTGAGCACCCACCATGTCACAGACCAGACACTTTATATGCATCCATACCTTACGGCTAGAATCTATCAACAGCCTGAGGATATAAAACTCTTACCCCCGTGCTAAAGACTAAGAACCTGAGCAAGGTCCTCAGAGGTTCGGTGACATGCCCAGGCCATGTGGAGAGTAAGCAGCAAAGGTAGGATTGGTCTCTAGGTCTGTCTGATTCCAGGCCTGTGCTCTTTTGtgggaagagaaaagagggagcACAGAAGCAGCAGGTGGGACAGGACAGGGAGAGAAGGCGGCTCAGGGAGTATTTGggaggctgggcaggggcagCAGGACAAGGATGAAGCAACTCATAGGCTCTTGGGTTTGAAACAGCTTCACAAATGAATGGGTGATCCCCTATCCAGACGTGAAGGGGGTAGGAAGGGGGATTATTAGTCTTTAATTCCAAGCTGCTCAGCCAAGTCTCTCCCTGGATCACAGCTCCTGCCTGGGGCTAGTGGTGGCAGCTCAGGCCCAGATAAACCAACTGAGATCACACTCCTAACAAAGGCCGTCTGGCAGGCCTGTCAATCAGAGCCCTGCCCTGGACGCCAGGCCCCAGGCTTCTGTGCGAGCAGACGGTGGGTGTGTGCTCCATTTGGCCAAGACCCCTCTCTTTGTGTGGAGGCTAGAGATGCTGTGTTCTCCCTGGGCTGCAATGGGGTGGCCAGCACCCCACCCTCAATTTCAGGCAGGGCAGCGGGATGGTGAGAGTCAGGGTCATGTTTGTTCTAGACCTCTGTCCTGACTCTGTCACTGACCAGTTGAGTAATCTGAATCCCAGTCCCTTGCTCCCCACTTTCGTGACCCTGGACAAATCTGTTACTCCTCTGAGCGTTTTTCCTCTGCTCTACAAAGAGGAAATAACATGTACCTCGAGGGCTTACATAAGGGCCAGTAGGCACCCTGCAAATTATCAAGACCAGTGGTGTTCAAACTTTTCCCCCTTGAATGAATGGAAAATGATTTCTGAATAAAACGTTAGAATATCTGGATCAGAGGAGATGCTGTTGCAGAGAAGCAGGAGCAGTGCATGACTTCAGTACATTAACGTCAAGCTTTGGTCCCTTCTCTTACTTTCCACATTAGACCAAAGCAGCCTGCTCTCTACTCATTCTTCTCTAACACACGGGGTTGGGCTTGTAGCtaaggaagaaagtaaaagtaaCAGCAGTCTACACCTCCCTGAACGTGAGCTGCATCTCAGTCAACTCCCTCACAGGTCCAGCCTTATGGGCCAAAGTCAGGACTGGTCACCCAGGCCTCTCGCTATTCTGCAGTTCTGATGGCCCTCTGGGGTTGCCAAAAGGGAGAAGGATGGAAGGAGCTGGCAACCAATGCTGCAAAAGCTGGTCACCTGACCCACATCTCACATGACTCATATATCCAGAGCTTCCAGAACTCAAAACTCTAGGCTCAAAGAGCACACCAGTTAGTAACTGGTCACTGACCttataaaatgattaaatttcacccatttttttccaacaaatatCTCCTAAGGTGACCAGTGTTTGGGGGAAGTCCCCATATTTTTCATGACTAAGCTTAAGTGCCCTATCCTCTTGAAAGCCCTCTGCCATCTCAAGTGGGTCATACTTTTGCAGCCATACTTTGTGGCTCCAGGAAAGTGCTATTTCCTATCTGGTACCTAGTATTGACTGGCATTCCATGGATCAAGGCTGGTGGTCACTCAGGTTCCCGTGTGGCTGTTCCCCAGGTTTATCTGAGATGTGTCTGCATTCCTTTTTGCCTGAGCTCCCAGAGTCTCTTACCCACGCCACAGCCCAGGCCAACTTGTTCACACGTGCATTCCCAGAGGTGCACAGCACACAAGGTCAATGCTGTATCCTTCCACCCACTGCCCATGTCCTGGTACAGAGTGAGCACAGTGGCTGGCTGCCTGGGAGAAAGTCTGTTAAAGCAGCCAGGGCAGCTGAAATAGGGAGGAACTTTGAAAATATCAGGAATGGGACTCACCAAGCCTCCTCCCTGGTAGTGGCTATAGGACAGGTGCTGGAAACTCTGCTGCAGAGGGATCCCCACACTTGGGGATGCATCCTGGTAGCCCAGAGGAAAAGGGCGGCAGGGGTCTGTGCTGGAGCAGCTGGGGTACAGCTTGGGAGGTTCTCTCTCCAGGCACTCAGACCGCACCACAGAATCTGAGTTGATGCTCAGAGGGAGCCCTGAAAAGACATGCAATGAGGGAAGTGTTAAAAATACATGAAGCCAGGAAAAAGGGTACCATGTTGTCTGAAGGTAGCAGTATAAATAAACACTCATATCCATTCACAGACAACTCCCCCATCCATTATGCTTTTGATCCTCCCTGCTTTTTAAACCCTTAACCATGTTCTACTGGCCTCAGCAAAAGTCCTTGGCCCAGCCATGAAGCCCATGCAGGCTGGGTTCCCACCTTCACTCCAGCCTCACTGTCTGGTAACTAGTAGtgccttcttcctcctccacctcGGGGCCTCTGCAGATGCTGTCCCCTCTGCTTGGAAGGCTTTTTCTCCTAAccccattttgccttcttgaatcCTCAGTATCAGCTCCTGATCTTCCTTCAAACCACAGCTAAACCACTTATTAGAGTTCTCGATATACCAATCTGTGCTGTCCTTTTCTTTCACAAGGACAAGATCCTTGAAGGCAAGGAATCTGACTCACCCTCCTTCACCTTTTCATCACTAGTGCTGGGCACACAGTGCTCAGTCCATGGAACAAAGAAAGGCTCCATATCCATAGAAAGGTATCCTTCTAAAACTGCTTTTCAGATCTGTCTTCCTCATCTAGTTCTCTAGGGACCTGTATTTTCCTAGAACGTCCCAGAAGGCAGAACTGGCCTTCGGAGAGCATCAGGCCAATCCCCTTAGCCTACAGAGGGGAGAGGCTGTCACAAAAGGAGCTTGCCTAATTACCAAGTGAGCTGCCCCTCAGCGTCCTGACTCAGACTTCTGCTCTTTCTACCACATTGCCGTAGAGAAAACCAAGAAAACATGTGTCTGCACCCCAAATGAGCCCCTTTTAAAAAGTCTCAAACCTACATGTGACTTGAAATTATAATAGTGAAAGTTACAATACCTAGGGGACAATGTAATTTATGCatgtggagggaggagagaaaaaacACCAACAACGCCTCAATAGACTTTTCTTGTAGGGAGCAGAAAAGAGGTCTCATTCCCATCCATGCCTGGGAAACAGGTGGGAAGAACGCACATACACACCCATTGGGCCAGAGCACGGCTGAGGAGCAAGCCGTCTAGGGCACAAAAGATGAGGGAGGGGTGGGCGGAGGGACACAGGCGCAGTCATAAGGCGCTGGCCCACCTACGAGGACGTTCTGGGGGAGGAGCCTCCAGCACCAGACAGGGGTGGGAAGAGGTGCGCAGGCGCAATATGGCCCCTCTCCCGAGATCCTCTCTTTTGGGAGGAGGAGCCTCAGCTAAGCGGCCTgggggccatttttttttttttttgcggccatcttttttttcctcccaaaatggaaaagcagagactacagctaaatatttttaaaaattacccccTCAGAACCACccattcctttctctccttttaccTTCTTGCAAAAAGGCACCAAACCCAAATGCCTACTCAGAAAAAAGTATCCCAAAGCAAGATTCCCTCTAGAAAGCattttcccacccccaccccaagggcCCATACCCGCGGCTGGCCTGGGACGCCAGAGTCGGGGAAGCGGGGAGGCGGCAACCTGGAGAGGAACCAACAGCGGGACAAAGGCTCGGGGCCCCGAGAATCTTACCGAAGTTGGTGAACGGCGGGCTGGGCACAGGCCGCGGCGGCCTGAGCAGCTCCAGGCAGCTGGGGTCGCCCCGGCCGGCGGCCTCCGCCGCCAGCTGGGGCTCCGGAGaactggccctggccctggctgcTTGTTCGCTCAGGCCCACGTGGCCGCCGTTGTGGCCGCCCAGAACCAGCTGGAAGGCACTCGGGTTGGGGCTCCGGCCCCGCGGGGGCCTCTCAGGGAAGCAGGTGGCTGCTTGGCCCGAAGGGCCCGGCTGCGCGTCTCCCAAAGGGACAAGCGGAGGCAGCGGGCAGAAGCTTGGGCCTGGGTTGGCAGCCGCGCCCCCGGAGGCCAGCTGGGTTCCCTGTGCGCACAGGGCCACCTCCTGCTCCTCTCCAGAGGCCTGCTTCTTGAGCATCTTTTGTGCAGCCATGATCCTCTGGCGCTCAGTGATCAAGAAGCACTTCTTACAGGTGCACTGCTTCCAGCGGCACTTGCCCGCGTGGCCCTTGACTGGTACCAGGAAGCCGTGGTTCCGGCACCGCGAGCACTTGGGGGTACGAAGCATCTTGCTGGCCTGCTCTGTAAGGTCTGCATTCATAGCACAACCGTCTCCTCTGAAAGCTTCAGGGACAGTGAAACAGAAGCATTTTCCCCAAGTCCCCGGTGCTGGGAACTTTGGATACACTTGTAACAAGGCGGTGTTCAGTGCATCCCAGGAGCTGCAGCAAGACCCttgcattctctctctttttttggtgcAAAATTTGGAAAGGTTCTGTGCCTTGGTTAACAAGATGCAAAGGATTGGGTTGAATAAGTTCTTCAAGTAATGCTATTGCATGTATATCATCTGGGTTAGCTGCAGTCTTAGGCATTTAATTTCCAAACTTTCTCTTCCCGCCGTACGGTATACAGAAGGACGGAAGGTATTTcgtaatttcaaaaaaaaaaaaggcagagtgaTACTCAAGGATCCACATATTCAAAACTCCAGAGGAACGTAGCTGTTGGTAAACCTGTTGCAGTAGAAAAGGATTCCAAGTGTCAAACCGTGTTTCTCCATACagaagctgctgcttctgcttaattttcacttttctccccTACAGAGAAGCaactgttcacagtgatgcttccagAATATTCTCAGGAGCTCAGTGCAGTGTGATGGTTGCTCAAGGGTGTGCCTTTAGAGTAAttcccattttttaagtcttgctGGTATAGGAATGCATCTCTGGAAGTGGCATATTGCAGTTGATGCCTTCCAAAGAAAAGCATACTTGGAATGATTTAAAGTAAAAGGGACTTAGGATATTTTAGCATGAGCTTGAACCAGTACTTAATTGTGCCATGAATTTAGTTATTCCTGTAAAGCAACCCAAATCTTGGGACACCTGTAAAGCTGCCACAACTTCATAGTTTTCCCAAGACTGCTAAGctaatttgttttcttgtttgatAGAAATTTGTGACACCCTgaggtcttttttcccccctgcttAGGtcccaaaaagaaagaaagggaaaaaaaaaacaaaaacttgtcaTCATAGGATTAATCATTACCTTTAAGGGTGTAGTTATGGTTAATACCTGGCTGaaatatgtgcatttttaattGTCCTTTCTCTGAAGTTTTCTGTTTCTGGTAACAGAATGGTAGAAGTGAGAGCCAAGGCCTGGTGTCCACCTTGAACTTCCTGAGCCTCTGGTTGCAGGTGTGCTTTGCATTTCTCACTAGCTACCTGACAATAGGAAATGGTTGCCATTCTGaggctgattatacactggaaaGCTGAAAAGATGTTTGTAAagtttttttcctgctttgaaGAAATATATTACTCATCTTAAGAGGGCAGAAGTATATGTTTCCTGTACTATTTGACCCTTTAAGAATGTCACTGTTATTTCAATCCGTTTAAAGAGATCTAGGTTTGTCTCTGCTTTGCTCTAACAGCCTGTATCttaatttttgatttaaaaaatatggtcCCATAAATGAACACACAGACAAGTTCTTTTTCTGACTCCACTTAATTCAGAATGTCTAATTTTTTCACTGACCTTGTCATTTGAAAATGTTACTTAAAAATCATGGTTTCAATACTACTGTCAAAAAATCTGGGCACAAACTGCATTCTTTCATGATACTGCAAATTATAAGGTCATTTTCTGCattatcaaatttaaattttaacatcAGGTGCCATCAGCTGATAAGGCCTAAACATGAAAACTACTCTTATTTACATTTCATGCTTGACCACTCAAGATCTCTTCATTTTCCTATTAATGGTTTAAAGGAAAATCCTATTCAAAGACAACcatttgaattcatttattttagccTTTTTAATGACAAAATGCTTCCATTTTTACTCATAACTTTGGGGCAAAGTATACCCAAGGTGATGTGAATTTGCATACTGCTTTGAGAATGTTAATAAACAACCATAAATCTTTTAAATCCATAGTCATCTTATAAGATGCAGAAACCCTAGGGTTTATACAGTaaacaaataagagaaaaagactagtttatttctctcttcccctCAAAGTCTCAATTTATGTAGGTAAATTCCAACAGAGCTTTATTTATTTCATGCTTGGAAATTCAGGCAAATTGATAGGTTTGTTTTATTTGGGTTGATGGCTGATTACTTCTTAGGCtgctgaatatatacatatatgtgtgtcaaatttatttatattgttatttaaaaagtaatatgtaAAATTGAAAAGCTGGAAGTCAAAGAAGGATGAGGCCATAGTAGACCCCTTCCTTCCCTACACTGAAACATTTGGATGTTTATGTTTAAGAAGTTCTGCATCATCATAAGCAGAAGTTTATAAAAAAGTTACAGTGCTGAGGAATCACCAGTTTGACTAACCACAAAGGGGCTGGTTGATAGTCATATCTGAGTCCCAGCTTTAGATACGGCtgcttcttccacagagtcctgAATTTCCTACCTTCAATAATGGCTCTTCTCTTCAGTTAACATGATTGTAATTGATACTGTTTATTTTAAAGAGTCTTGTATTATGCTGTGCATGGGGGTATCACTTGTAATCATTAAATATTGTGTGCACAGTAATGTTTCCTCACTGGTAGCATGCAAGAGTAAGGAAGGGCTTTTTTGCCTATAGCATCTTCCCCCCAGTAGCTATAACCCAGATATCTCCTGTCTTCTTCAGGCTCTCTCTCATGAGCAATGAAAACGTGACTGAAGATTTTGCAGGGGGTAGAGGGGAGGATTTACATGACATATCTTGTAGCAGGTGCTTTAAAATCCTGTGTTAGTGTTTCTCTTCTCTCAAGATCCTCCTCTGCTGTGCCACACACACTGGAGAGGAAGTGATCTGGTCCCCCTCCACCTtgcccaccctccccatccccatctcACTACCCAGGCTCTCTAGCTTTTCTCTTCTTGATTTTTGAGAGTTCTGTAATGGCTGTGACTATCTTACTTCCCTTTATATCTAGCACAATATAGacatccagtaaatatttgttgaatgtacAAATGAATCTTGCCTCCCTCTCCTGCCAATATCAAAGGCATCTCATTTCTCACTGACACAGTAAATTAACTTGGATCCAGCAACTTTATCCAATAtcacacaaaacagaaagcccagagtgAATAAGATCcaacagagatggttggatggcatcatcaactcagtggacatgagtttgagcaaactctgggagatagtgaaggacagagaagtctggcatgctacagtccatggggtcccaacgagtcagacagggctgaacaactgaacaacaacaagaagagtAAATAGGACCACTCTCCCAACAAGCAGAATTTGAGGATCAGCTTTGCTTCCTCGAGATTACCTCTTACCCCTGATGgggaatataattaatatattatattacattatgtTATTAACAGTAGTAATGCCAACTAGCACTTACTAAGTGTTTGTATGTGCCAGTAATTATAaactccgctgctgctgctgctgctgctgctgctactaagtggcttcagtcgtgtctgactctatgcaactccatagacagcagcccaccaggcctctgtccctgggattctccaggcaagaaaactggagtggggtgccatttccttctccagtgcgtgaaagtgaagttgctcagtcatgtctgactcttcgtgaccccatggactgcagcctaccaggctcctccatccatgggattttccaggcaagagtgctggagtgggttgccatttccttctctgataaaCTCCTCTATGTGTGTTAATTCATATAACCCTCAAATCAACCCTctaaggtaggtactattattccctccctgcctccaccccacaTTTTACACATGATGAAAGCAGTACCTAGAGaagttaggtaacttgcccaaggttttCTGCCATCGAGTGGCAGAGCCATGATTCAGAACCAGGAAATCTATCCTCAGAGTCTATATTCTTAACCATATATCTACTAACTCAGTATTTCTTCTAAGCAAATGCAGTGCCGTCCCCAAAAAAGCATTGGTGATTAATAGAAATGCTTGTCGTTACATATCCTATTACAGTTGGGGCAAAGGAGGGTAAATAAAGGTGGTAGCAACCTGGGGAAATTTCCTAGGATGCCCTgctaatttgcttttctctgcccATAGCCAGTATTCATTCAGTGTCAACTATGTGCTAACCATAAGGGACacagaagtaaataaaaacacaggatCCTTACTTTTAGGCATACATTCTAGCTGGCAAATAGACAGTAAACAAACAATTCCAGATGAAAGCTGAAGAGTGGTGGGTAGGATGCTATGAGTCCTAATGTGGATCAAGAAATCAGGGGAGACTTCCTTGAGGGGCTGATTTCTGAGGTAGTCCTAAAGGATGTGTAGGAATTATCCAGGTGCAGAAGAGGTATATCCCAAACAGAGAGAATATTATGTTTAAGGCTGCAGCATGGCACAGTGAGGGCAGGAGACTGGAAAGAGGAGAGATGGAGAGGTTAAGCAGTAGCCATGTGAAGGGGGTCCTTTAAAGGAAACTGTAGTAGTCACTATTGAAATGGAGCATGACTCTGCAGGGCCCTCCTGGGTACAGAAGCCCTCTGTGTCtcccttttcttttaaagaaaaaaatctttagccTCCAAGGCCTTCACTGTGTTCCAAAGAACAGATTCAGTCAGTTATTAATTAGGAAagggagggaatgcagaaacagaagaaaagcaagTAGTCAAGAAAAGATAGTTCAGCAATGAAAGATTCTTAGTTCCTTCTCAAagggattttatatatatatatatatatatatatatatatatatatatatatatataacaatctgACGTGTATCTTTAAGTTGTTCTGTAGGAACTGAAACAGACCTTCACCCGGGTAGAAGATGGCAACCTCATGCTGAGCAGGAACACTAGatccagactggttggaaccagaaagtTAATAAATAAGATTCTGAAACACTACCCTGtcacctcaccaccaaccaatgaGAGGAAAGCCATCCCCCTGCAACCATCACTTCAAACGTTGCCTTTAAAAGCCCTTCCCTGAAAGCTGTTGGGGAGTTCAGGTATTTTGACCATGAGCTGCCTATACTCCTTGCTTGGGGCCCTACAAATAAACACTATTTTCCTTCACCAGTAAACTGGCTTTGCTGCACAGCAGGCGAGCAGGCCGAGGTCGGTTATTTATGCAAAGCAATGTTAGTGCTCCTAGTAGTAATAATTCTTCACCTGTGGTGGGTTCTGGGGAGGGGAAATACATACATCATATGCTTTTTAATTAAGTTACCAGAGTTCTTAGCAATATTAAATGTCTAAAGGATTCTACTGATCAAGTAGCATGTAAATAATCCATCGTAAACCCTCTGATTGGAACCTTATGAGAATCTGATGGACTATGTATCACAGTAATGATGTAACCTTAGTATATAACAACacccttctttttttcctagtttACACAGCAGTTTGCTGATAATTTAACCTAATAAGCTAATATGAAAATATTCCTTTGAGAATAATATCAAGGCATTTGAAGATTCAAATTGCAAACTAGAATTTTATTAGACTCTTCTAGCTAAcatatccccttcatggatcacagccttgtggcaaaggggcttgcataactcagtgaagctatgagccacaCCATGCAGGACcaccaagacagatgggtcatagtgaagtgTTCCATAAAACGTGGTCCatcagaagaggaaacagcaacccacgctagtagtcttgcctggagaacaccataAATGGTATATAACCCCAtaaatgtgaaatgccaggctgtatgaatcacaagctgaaatcaagagtgccaggagacatgcagatatgcagatgataccactctaatggcagaaagcaaaagaggaactgaaaagcctcttgatgaaggtgaaagaggagagtgaaagagctggcttgaaactcagcatttaaaaagctaagatcatggcatctggccctatcacttcatggcaaattgaaggggaaaaaagtggaagcagtggcagattttattttcttggactccaaaaccactgaggatggtgacttcagccatgaaattaaaagatgcttgttccttgggaagaaagctatgacaaacctagagggcacattaaaaagcagagacattgctttgccgacaaaggtccatatagtcaaagctatggtttttccagtaagtcgtgtactgatgtgagagttggaccataaagaagactgagcattgaagaattgatgctttcgaactgtggtactggagaagactccttagggtcccttggactgcaaggaacaAACTaatcaatcgtaaaggaaatcaaccctgcaaattcattggaaagactgttgctggagctgaagctccaatactttggccatctgatgcaaagagctgactcattggaaaagatcctgatgctggtaaagattaaaagcaaaaggagaaaggggcagcagaggataagatggttagatagtatcactgactcaatggacatgaatttgagcaaattctgggagatagtagaggacagaggagcctggtgtgctcagttcatgaggtcacaaagagtcagacatgac
This region includes:
- the DMRTB1 gene encoding doublesex- and mab-3-related transcription factor B1, with protein sequence MNADLTEQASKMLRTPKCSRCRNHGFLVPVKGHAGKCRWKQCTCKKCFLITERQRIMAAQKMLKKQASGEEQEVALCAQGTQLASGGAAANPGPSFCPLPPLVPLGDAQPGPSGQAATCFPERPPRGRSPNPSAFQLVLGGHNGGHVGLSEQAARARASSPEPQLAAEAAGRGDPSCLELLRPPRPVPSPPFTNFGLPLSINSDSVVRSECLEREPPKLYPSCSSTDPCRPFPLGYQDASPSVGIPLQQSFQHLSYSHYQGGGLVAEPVGDFQPSYYPPLGQAPQPQFLPPGFLSALQVLLPPLPPPPSATFSLTILSDTDKENTNDQDVEGPSEPSQPSSQEESN